The following coding sequences are from one Cervus canadensis isolate Bull #8, Minnesota chromosome 4, ASM1932006v1, whole genome shotgun sequence window:
- the LOC122440076 gene encoding protein FAM170A-like has product MSSVPKKKKRVMEIYYMQVQIEKDVAALQDSEEELEPPEKKIQMEEITCPEEIHTTFTSSQVTTKELLTDNESSLDIQVKDERERAESPAEPQALEECSKGKTPESLAAPDSGFQCVSCYRIFPSLEVLQKHVEHASSEGFNCYTFHVALARLKRKRSRRGRNRRRKNIKTAASDCHQEKHFGMETYSCNDTDSQA; this is encoded by the coding sequence ATGTCATCAGTacctaaaaaaaagaagagagtcaTGGAAATTTACTACATGCAGGTTCAAATCGAAAAGGATGTGGCTGCCTTACAGGATTCAGAGGAAGAACTGGAACCCCCCGAAAAGAAGATACAGATGGAAGAAATTACCTGTCCTGAAGAAATCCATACAACATTCACCTCCTCTCAAGTGACTACAAAGGAGCTCCTGACTGACAACGAATCCAGTTTGGATATCCAAGTCAAAGATGAAAGGGAGAGGGCTGAAAGTCCAGCAGAACCTCAAGCTTTGGAGGAATGTTCCAAGGGCAAGACACCTGAAAGTCTGGCAGCCCCGGACAGTGGCTTCCAGTGCGTGAGCTGCTACCGGATCTTCCCCAGCTTAGAGGTCCTTCAGAAGCACGTGGAACATGCGTCCAGTGAGGGCTTTAACTGCTATACTTTCCATGTTGCCTTGGCTAGGCTAAAGAGAAAGCGGAGCAGAAGAGGGAGGAACAGGAGAAGGAAGAATATCAAGACGGCAGCATCTGATTGCCACCAGGAAAAACATTTTGGCATGGAGACATACTCATGCAATGACACTGATTCTCAGGCctaa